In Streptomyces sp. NBC_01381, a genomic segment contains:
- a CDS encoding valine--tRNA ligase, protein MTENTQQQNPAPTSELPTQYAPAEVEGTLYERWVDRGYFAADEKSEKPPYTVVIPPPNVTGSLHLGHAFEHTLIDALTRRKRMQGFETLWQPGMDHAGIATQNVVERELAKEGKSRHDLGREAFVERVWQWKGESGGQISGQMRRLGEGVDWDRERFTMDEGLSQAVQTIFKKLYDDELIYRAERIINWCPRCLTAISDIEVEYQDDDGELVSLKYGDGDETVVVATTRAETMLGDTAIAVHPEDERYKHLVGKLIKLPLTDRSIPVVADEHVDPEFGTGCVKVTPAHDPNDFEIGQRHGLPNIAVMDEHAVITVPGPFQGLDRLEARSAIVGALRAEGRIVAEKRPYSHSVGHCSRCKTTIEPRLSMQWWVKVGPLAKAAGDAVRDGQVKIHPQEMEKRYFDWVDNLHDWCISRQLWWGHRIPVWYGPNGEVVCVGPDDEVPTGEGWHQDSDVLDTWFSSGLWPFSTLGWPEQTESLEKFYPNSVLVTGYDILFFWVARMMMFGLYAMDGTPPFHTIVLHGMVRDQFGKKMSKSFGNAVNPLDWMDKYGSDALRFTLARGANPGTDVPIGEDWVQGSRNFANKIWNATRFALMNGATTEGELPPAEQLSATDRWVLSRLNATVAEVDAFYDDYQFAKLSDALFHFAWDEVFDWYVELSKTTFMGGGEAARVSGRVLGEVLDVTLRLLHPIVPFVTETLWTALTGRESVVIADWPVDSGFRDAAAEREIETLQQVITEVRRFRADQGLQPGQKVPARLTLDGTALAPHEAAIRQLLRLQPEGDAFTATATLPVSGATVALDLSGTIDVAAERKRLAKDLAAAEKEKAQATAKLGNEAFLAKAPDNVVDKIRGRLTKADDDIARLQAQLEGLPQA, encoded by the coding sequence GTGACCGAGAACACTCAGCAGCAGAATCCAGCGCCCACCTCCGAACTGCCGACCCAGTACGCGCCGGCCGAGGTAGAGGGGACGCTGTACGAGCGCTGGGTAGACCGGGGCTACTTCGCCGCCGACGAGAAGAGCGAGAAGCCGCCGTACACCGTCGTCATCCCGCCGCCGAACGTCACGGGCTCCCTGCACCTGGGCCACGCCTTCGAGCACACGCTCATCGACGCCCTCACCCGCCGCAAGCGCATGCAGGGCTTCGAGACGCTGTGGCAGCCGGGCATGGACCATGCCGGCATCGCCACCCAGAACGTGGTCGAGCGCGAGCTCGCCAAGGAGGGCAAGTCCCGCCACGACCTGGGCCGCGAGGCGTTCGTCGAGCGTGTCTGGCAGTGGAAGGGCGAGTCCGGCGGGCAGATCTCGGGGCAGATGCGGCGCCTCGGCGAGGGCGTGGACTGGGACCGTGAGCGGTTCACGATGGACGAGGGTCTCTCGCAGGCCGTCCAGACCATCTTCAAGAAGCTGTACGACGACGAGCTGATCTACCGCGCCGAGCGCATCATCAACTGGTGCCCGCGCTGTCTGACGGCCATCTCGGACATCGAGGTCGAGTATCAGGATGATGACGGCGAGCTTGTCTCCCTCAAGTACGGGGACGGGGACGAGACCGTCGTCGTCGCCACCACCCGCGCCGAGACGATGCTCGGTGACACCGCCATCGCCGTCCACCCGGAAGACGAGCGGTACAAGCACCTCGTCGGCAAGCTCATCAAGCTGCCGCTGACCGACCGCTCCATCCCGGTCGTCGCGGACGAGCACGTCGACCCCGAGTTCGGCACCGGCTGCGTCAAGGTGACGCCCGCCCACGACCCGAACGACTTCGAGATCGGCCAGCGCCACGGCCTGCCGAACATCGCGGTCATGGACGAGCACGCGGTCATCACCGTCCCTGGTCCCTTCCAGGGGCTCGACCGCCTTGAGGCGCGTTCCGCCATCGTCGGCGCCCTGCGCGCCGAGGGCCGCATCGTCGCCGAGAAGCGTCCGTACTCCCACTCGGTCGGCCACTGCTCGCGCTGCAAGACCACCATCGAGCCGCGTCTTTCGATGCAGTGGTGGGTCAAGGTCGGCCCGCTCGCGAAGGCCGCGGGCGACGCGGTCCGCGACGGCCAGGTCAAGATCCACCCGCAGGAGATGGAGAAGCGCTACTTCGACTGGGTCGACAACCTCCACGACTGGTGCATCTCGCGCCAGCTGTGGTGGGGCCACCGCATTCCGGTCTGGTACGGCCCGAATGGTGAAGTCGTCTGCGTCGGACCGGATGACGAGGTGCCGACCGGCGAGGGCTGGCACCAGGACTCGGACGTCCTGGACACCTGGTTCTCCTCCGGCCTGTGGCCGTTCTCCACGCTCGGCTGGCCCGAACAGACCGAGAGCCTCGAGAAGTTCTATCCGAACTCGGTCCTGGTCACCGGCTACGACATCCTCTTCTTCTGGGTCGCCCGGATGATGATGTTCGGCCTGTACGCGATGGACGGCACCCCGCCGTTCCACACGATCGTGCTGCACGGCATGGTCCGCGACCAGTTCGGCAAGAAGATGTCGAAGTCCTTCGGCAACGCGGTCAACCCGCTGGACTGGATGGACAAGTACGGCTCGGACGCCCTGCGCTTCACGCTGGCCCGCGGCGCCAACCCCGGCACGGACGTGCCGATCGGCGAGGACTGGGTCCAGGGCTCGCGCAACTTCGCCAACAAGATCTGGAACGCCACGCGCTTCGCGCTGATGAACGGCGCCACCACCGAGGGCGAACTCCCGCCCGCGGAACAGCTGTCGGCCACCGACCGCTGGGTGCTCTCGCGGCTGAACGCGACGGTCGCCGAGGTCGACGCGTTCTACGACGACTACCAGTTCGCCAAGTTGTCGGACGCCCTCTTCCACTTCGCGTGGGACGAGGTCTTCGACTGGTACGTCGAGCTGTCCAAGACCACGTTCATGGGCGGCGGCGAGGCGGCCAGGGTCTCCGGCCGTGTCCTGGGTGAGGTCCTCGACGTCACCCTGCGTCTGCTCCACCCGATCGTCCCGTTCGTCACCGAGACGCTGTGGACGGCGCTCACCGGCCGCGAGTCGGTCGTCATCGCCGACTGGCCGGTCGACAGCGGCTTCCGCGACGCCGCCGCCGAGCGGGAGATCGAGACGCTCCAGCAGGTCATCACGGAGGTCCGCCGCTTCCGCGCCGACCAGGGACTGCAGCCGGGCCAGAAGGTCCCGGCCCGCCTCACCCTCGACGGCACGGCGCTCGCCCCGCACGAGGCCGCCATCCGTCAGCTCCTGCGCCTCCAGCCGGAGGGCGACGCCTTCACGGCGACGGCGACCCTGCCGGTCTCGGGCGCCACGGTCGCGCTCGACCTGTCCGGCACGATCGACGTGGCGGCGGAGCGCAAGCGCCTCGCCAAGGACCTCGCGGCCGCGGAGAAGGAGAAGGCGCAGGCCACGGCGAAGCTCGGCAACGAAGCGTTCCTGGCGAAGGCGCCGGACAACGTGGTCGACAAGATCCGCGGCCGCCTCACCAAGGCGGACGACGACATCGCCCGGCTGCAGGCCCAGCTGGAGGGTCTGCCGCAGGCGTAG
- a CDS encoding sensor histidine kinase: MHDLSAAQAIRQATATGRRLTARWAQAPRAQDALTALSCLALMSLDIPGLAEADNSLNGPLAALVLALGAASLMLRRSAPWVTYAVALVLLSWLHELTLAQFALYSLGRYRGRLAGAVGVLGYVAFAYVMFSLPGWPVHRGDSLSSFLSLVVPIGVLAAGVGVAANRQDLVRALQAQRAETDALQAVQRERSRIARDVHDFVGRELTLLSVRSQVLARRAAGGDFEDGFEELSDTARSAHRMLNEIIVQRGVDGAPTPGLDALPALVAASERAGSPVDLLVDAAAHRLSPIRQAAVHRVVQECLTNAAKHAPGERVDVRVRLAEGELQIRVRNALPGAVPVAPPVSSGTGTAGMAERVHTVGGSFSAGPSGAMYEVLAALPAGA; encoded by the coding sequence ATGCACGACCTGTCCGCCGCCCAGGCGATCCGCCAGGCGACGGCCACGGGCCGCCGCCTCACGGCGCGCTGGGCGCAGGCCCCCCGGGCCCAGGACGCGCTCACCGCGCTGAGCTGCCTGGCCCTGATGAGCCTGGACATCCCCGGCCTCGCCGAGGCGGACAACTCGCTCAACGGCCCGCTCGCCGCGCTGGTCCTCGCGCTCGGCGCCGCCTCCCTGATGCTGCGCCGCTCGGCGCCGTGGGTGACGTACGCGGTCGCCCTCGTCCTGCTCTCCTGGCTGCACGAGCTGACGCTGGCGCAGTTCGCGCTGTACTCCCTGGGCAGGTACCGGGGGCGGCTCGCCGGTGCGGTGGGTGTGCTCGGCTATGTGGCGTTCGCGTACGTCATGTTCAGCCTCCCCGGCTGGCCGGTGCACCGGGGCGACAGCCTGAGCTCCTTCCTCAGCCTGGTCGTCCCGATCGGCGTGCTTGCGGCGGGGGTCGGCGTCGCGGCCAACCGGCAGGACCTCGTCAGGGCGCTGCAGGCGCAGCGGGCCGAGACGGACGCGCTGCAGGCCGTGCAGCGGGAGCGGTCCCGTATCGCGCGGGACGTGCACGACTTCGTGGGGCGTGAGCTGACGCTGCTGAGCGTGCGCTCTCAGGTGCTGGCGCGGCGGGCCGCGGGCGGGGACTTCGAGGACGGCTTCGAGGAGCTTTCCGATACGGCGCGGTCGGCGCATCGGATGCTGAACGAGATCATCGTCCAGCGGGGCGTGGACGGTGCGCCCACGCCCGGCCTTGACGCGCTGCCGGCGTTGGTCGCGGCGAGCGAGCGGGCCGGGAGTCCGGTCGACCTGCTGGTCGATGCCGCGGCGCACCGGCTTTCGCCGATTCGGCAGGCGGCCGTGCATCGGGTGGTGCAGGAGTGTCTGACCAATGCCGCCAAGCACGCGCCGGGGGAGCGGGTGGATGTCCGTGTGCGGCTCGCGGAGGGTGAGCTGCAGATCCGCGTGCGCAACGCGCTGCCCGGCGCCGTGCCGGTGGCGCCGCCGGTGTCCTCCGGGACGGGGACGGCGGGGATGGCCGAGCGGGTCCACACGGTGGGCGGCAGCTTCTCGGCGGGGCCGAGCGGCGCGATGTACGAGGTCCTGGCCGCCCTCCCGGCCGGCGCCTAG
- a CDS encoding rod shape-determining protein, which produces MDIGIDLGTANTLLYVRGQGIVLNEPSVVAVKEGARTALAVGTEAKETIGRTPGSITAIRPLRDGVISDYEAAEEMIRHFVRKAVPGRRPRTRMVVCVPSGVTPVERRAIVHASQRAGARAVHLVEEPMAAAIGAGLPVAEPRGSMVVDIGGGTTEVAVISLGGIVTAQSLRVGGDRLDAAITDYVRKEHTLLIGERTAEDIKVAIGSAWPVPGEDSAAFESRTFTVRGREKVGGLPKTVELTVREVRAALDEPVEAIISAVRATLEECPPELSGDVMEHGIVLTGGGALLPALDLRMASATGIPVFTADDPLDSVALGCGKCVEDFDGLERVMTAA; this is translated from the coding sequence ATGGACATAGGCATCGACCTCGGCACAGCGAACACCCTTCTCTACGTGCGCGGTCAGGGCATCGTGCTCAACGAACCGTCCGTGGTCGCCGTCAAGGAGGGGGCGCGGACGGCCCTCGCGGTCGGCACGGAGGCCAAGGAGACGATCGGCCGTACGCCGGGGTCCATCACCGCGATCCGCCCCCTGCGGGACGGCGTGATCAGCGACTACGAAGCCGCCGAGGAGATGATCAGGCACTTCGTGCGCAAGGCGGTGCCGGGGCGCCGTCCCCGTACGCGGATGGTGGTGTGCGTGCCGAGCGGGGTCACCCCCGTCGAGCGGCGGGCGATCGTGCACGCGTCGCAGCGGGCGGGGGCGCGGGCCGTACATCTGGTGGAGGAGCCGATGGCGGCGGCGATCGGGGCGGGTCTTCCGGTCGCGGAGCCGCGGGGCTCGATGGTGGTCGACATCGGGGGCGGGACCACGGAGGTGGCCGTCATCTCCCTGGGCGGGATCGTCACGGCGCAGTCGCTGCGGGTCGGGGGCGACCGCCTTGACGCCGCCATCACGGACTACGTCCGCAAGGAGCACACGCTGCTCATCGGTGAGCGGACCGCGGAGGACATCAAGGTCGCGATCGGCTCGGCGTGGCCGGTGCCGGGTGAGGACTCGGCCGCCTTCGAATCGCGGACGTTCACGGTACGAGGGCGCGAGAAGGTGGGCGGCCTGCCCAAGACGGTGGAGCTGACGGTGCGGGAGGTGCGGGCGGCTCTGGACGAGCCGGTGGAGGCGATCATCTCCGCGGTTCGGGCGACCCTTGAGGAGTGCCCGCCGGAGCTGTCCGGCGACGTCATGGAACACGGCATCGTCCTGACCGGCGGCGGCGCCCTCCTCCCCGCCCTCGACCTCCGCATGGCCTCGGCCACCGGGATCCCGGTGTTCACCGCGGACGACCCCCTGGACAGCGTGGCGTTGGGCTGCGGGAAGTGCGTGGAGGACTTCGACGGGTTGGAGAGGGTGATGACAGCGGCGTAG
- a CDS encoding folylpolyglutamate synthase/dihydrofolate synthase family protein produces the protein MSDLPQHDGPHDNDDNDGFDEIVAAETDRDPDLAVIEAGSRTLRAQSGPPQGDIPARPTDPEVDKALREVEAELASRWGETKLEPSVSRISALMDVLGEPQRAYPSIHITGTNGKTSTARMIEALFSAFELRTGRYTSPHVQSITERISLDGAPIEAERFVETYNDIKPYVEMVDTQQEYRLSFFEVLTGMAYAAFADAPVDVAVVEVGMGGSWDATNVIDGSVAVVTPIDLDHTDRLGTTPGEIAKEKAGIIKPDATVILAQQPVDAAQVLLKKAVEVDATVAREGLEFGVVSRTVAVGGQLLTLRGLGGEYEEVFLPLHGAYQAHNAAVALAAVEAFFGIGSQHARPLDIDTIRKAFASVSSPGRLEVVRTSPTIVLDAAHNPAGARATAEAISEVFDFSRLIGVVAASDGKDMKGLLEAFEPIFAEVVITQNSSHRAMDADELAGIAVEVFGDDRVQVEPRLPDALEAAITLAEEEGEYAGGGVLVTGSVITVGEARLLLGRG, from the coding sequence GTGAGTGACCTCCCCCAGCACGACGGCCCGCACGACAACGACGACAACGACGGTTTCGACGAGATCGTCGCCGCCGAGACCGACCGCGACCCCGACCTCGCGGTGATCGAGGCCGGCAGCCGCACCCTGCGCGCCCAGTCGGGCCCGCCGCAGGGCGACATCCCCGCCCGCCCCACCGACCCGGAGGTGGACAAGGCGCTGCGCGAGGTCGAGGCGGAGCTCGCGAGCCGCTGGGGAGAGACGAAGCTGGAGCCGTCGGTCAGCCGCATCTCCGCCCTGATGGACGTCCTGGGCGAGCCCCAGCGCGCGTACCCCTCGATCCACATCACCGGCACGAACGGCAAGACGTCCACGGCCCGCATGATCGAGGCCCTGTTCTCCGCCTTCGAGCTGCGCACCGGGCGTTACACCTCGCCCCACGTCCAGTCGATCACCGAGCGGATCAGCCTGGACGGCGCCCCCATCGAGGCCGAGCGCTTCGTGGAGACGTACAACGACATCAAGCCGTACGTCGAGATGGTCGACACTCAGCAGGAGTACAGGCTCTCCTTCTTCGAGGTCCTCACCGGCATGGCGTACGCGGCCTTCGCGGACGCCCCGGTGGACGTGGCCGTCGTCGAGGTCGGCATGGGCGGCAGCTGGGACGCGACGAACGTGATCGACGGCTCGGTCGCCGTCGTCACGCCCATCGACCTGGACCACACGGACCGCCTGGGCACCACGCCCGGCGAGATCGCCAAGGAGAAGGCCGGCATCATCAAGCCGGACGCGACGGTGATCCTGGCCCAGCAGCCGGTGGACGCGGCGCAGGTGCTCCTGAAGAAGGCCGTCGAGGTCGACGCGACGGTGGCCCGCGAGGGCCTGGAGTTCGGCGTCGTCTCCCGCACGGTGGCGGTCGGCGGCCAGCTCCTGACCCTGCGCGGCCTCGGCGGGGAGTACGAGGAAGTCTTCCTGCCGCTGCACGGCGCGTACCAGGCGCACAACGCCGCCGTGGCGCTCGCCGCGGTGGAGGCGTTCTTCGGCATCGGCTCGCAGCACGCGCGCCCGCTCGACATCGACACCATCCGCAAGGCCTTCGCCTCGGTCTCGTCGCCGGGCCGCCTGGAGGTCGTGCGCACCTCGCCGACCATCGTCCTGGACGCCGCGCACAACCCCGCGGGTGCCCGCGCCACCGCCGAGGCGATCAGCGAGGTCTTCGACTTCAGCCGCCTGATCGGCGTGGTCGCGGCGAGCGACGGCAAGGACATGAAGGGGCTGCTCGAAGCCTTCGAGCCGATCTTCGCCGAGGTCGTCATCACGCAGAACTCCAGCCATCGCGCCATGGACGCGGACGAGTTGGCCGGTATCGCCGTCGAGGTCTTCGGCGACGACCGCGTCCAGGTCGAGCCGCGCCTGCCGGACGCGCTGGAAGCCGCGATCACCCTCGCCGAGGAAGAGGGCGAGTACGCGGGCGGTGGCGTCCTGGTCACCGGCTCCGTCATCACGGTCGGCGAGGCCCGACTGCTCCTGGGGAGGGGCTGA
- a CDS encoding DUF4233 domain-containing protein, which translates to MRTLCASTLIGEFFVIGFAGLVAMKDPDLSMGTVWTVSGIAMLLCVLLCGMITRPGGVQLGWALQIALIASGFVVPTMFFMGAVFAVLWWASIHFGKKIDEAKARFAAQAEAEAGAEAGA; encoded by the coding sequence GTGCGTACGCTCTGTGCTTCCACGCTGATCGGCGAGTTCTTCGTCATCGGTTTCGCCGGTCTGGTCGCGATGAAGGACCCGGACCTGTCCATGGGCACGGTCTGGACGGTCAGTGGCATCGCGATGCTGCTGTGCGTGCTGCTGTGCGGAATGATCACCAGGCCGGGCGGGGTGCAGCTCGGCTGGGCCCTGCAGATCGCGCTGATCGCGAGTGGGTTCGTGGTGCCGACGATGTTCTTCATGGGCGCGGTGTTCGCCGTGCTGTGGTGGGCGTCGATCCACTTCGGCAAGAAGATCGACGAGGCGAAGGCCAGGTTCGCCGCGCAGGCCGAGGCGGAAGCCGGGGCCGAGGCCGGGGCCTGA
- the ndk gene encoding nucleoside-diphosphate kinase: MTQRTLVLLKPDAVRRGLIGEIIGRIERKAGWTISALELRSLDQETLELHYGEHKGKPFYEPLVDFMSSGPVVALVVEGERVIEGVRSLAGPTDPIAAAPGSIRGDFGTIVRENLIHASDSEDSAERELKIFFPGVA, translated from the coding sequence ATGACCCAGCGCACTCTCGTCCTGCTCAAGCCCGACGCCGTCCGGCGCGGACTGATCGGCGAGATCATCGGCCGTATCGAGCGCAAGGCGGGCTGGACGATCTCCGCGCTCGAGCTGCGCTCGCTCGACCAGGAGACGCTGGAGCTGCACTACGGCGAGCACAAGGGCAAGCCGTTCTACGAGCCGCTGGTCGACTTCATGTCGTCGGGCCCGGTCGTCGCGCTCGTCGTCGAGGGCGAGCGTGTCATCGAGGGCGTGCGCTCCCTCGCCGGCCCGACCGACCCGATCGCCGCTGCCCCGGGCTCCATCCGCGGCGACTTCGGCACCATCGTCCGGGAGAACCTGATCCACGCATCGGACTCCGAGGACTCCGCCGAGCGCGAGCTGAAGATTTTCTTCCCGGGTGTCGCCTAG
- a CDS encoding rod shape-determining protein, which yields MSFIGRDMAVDLGTANTLVYVRGRGIVLNEPSVVAINTNTGGILAVGAEAKKMIGRTPGNIVAVRPLKDGVIADFEITERMLRYFILKIHKRRYLARPRVVVCVPSGITGVERRAVIEASSQAGARQVHIIEEPMAAAIGSGLPVHEATGNMVVDIGGGTTEVAVISLGGIVTAQSIRVAGDELDNAIIQHIKKEYSLLLGERTAEQIKITIGSAYDMDADEHTEIRGRDLVSGLPKTVVISAAEVRKAIEEPVNAIVDAVKTTLDKCPPELSGDVMDRGIVLTGGGALLRGLDERLRRETGMPIHIAEDPLDSVALGSGKCVEEFEALQQVLDAQPRR from the coding sequence ATGTCGTTCATCGGCCGTGACATGGCTGTCGACCTCGGGACCGCCAACACGCTGGTGTACGTCAGGGGTCGAGGGATCGTTCTCAACGAACCGTCCGTCGTCGCGATCAACACCAACACCGGTGGCATCCTCGCTGTCGGCGCCGAAGCCAAGAAGATGATCGGTCGCACGCCGGGCAACATCGTCGCCGTGCGTCCACTGAAGGACGGCGTCATCGCCGACTTCGAGATCACCGAGCGGATGCTCCGCTACTTCATCCTGAAGATCCACAAGCGGCGCTATCTCGCCCGCCCGCGGGTCGTCGTCTGTGTGCCCTCCGGCATCACCGGAGTCGAGCGCCGCGCCGTCATCGAGGCCTCCTCGCAGGCGGGTGCGCGCCAGGTGCACATCATCGAGGAGCCCATGGCCGCGGCCATCGGCTCCGGCCTGCCGGTCCACGAGGCCACCGGCAACATGGTGGTGGACATCGGCGGCGGCACCACCGAGGTCGCCGTCATCTCGCTCGGCGGAATCGTCACGGCACAGTCCATCCGTGTCGCGGGCGACGAGCTGGACAACGCGATCATCCAGCACATCAAGAAGGAGTACTCCCTCCTCCTCGGCGAGCGCACGGCCGAGCAGATCAAGATCACCATCGGTTCGGCGTACGACATGGACGCCGACGAGCACACCGAGATCCGCGGCCGGGACCTGGTCTCCGGGCTGCCCAAGACCGTCGTCATCTCGGCCGCCGAGGTCCGCAAGGCCATCGAGGAGCCGGTCAACGCGATCGTCGACGCGGTCAAGACGACCCTCGACAAGTGCCCGCCGGAGCTGTCCGGCGACGTGATGGACCGCGGCATCGTTCTCACGGGTGGCGGCGCGCTGCTGCGCGGGCTCGACGAGCGGCTCCGTCGCGAGACGGGCATGCCGATCCACATTGCCGAGGACCCGCTGGACAGCGTGGCGCTCGGCTCTGGCAAGTGCGTCGAGGAGTTCGAGGCGCTGCAGCAGGTGCTTGACGCCCAGCCGCGCAGATGA
- the mreC gene encoding rod shape-determining protein MreC yields MRDTRESRLLLVLLIAIAFALITVDIRGGEDSPVDGARQAAATVFGPVEEGVSTAVDPIGNAIGAVRDSGDRHDRIAELERQNAALKAKLGSDNRNRSRVRQLDSMLKKAGAGQYGIKGAEVIGIGAAQGFSWTVTIDAGANDGIKRDMTVLNGDGLVGRVTTVGPGTATVLLANDPDFTVGTRMEKTDELGFATGQGDRPLSVQMLNGKAKVKKGDRLVTFGSQKDKPFVPGVPVGEVVRVDPSGGDLTRNIYIKPYVGFTKLDIVGVVVEAPREDPRDTVLPSKPAKPKPTPTVTVTATPSGQPPADGVDNGNEQ; encoded by the coding sequence GTGAGGGACACACGAGAGAGCCGGCTGCTCCTGGTGCTGCTGATCGCCATCGCGTTCGCTTTGATCACGGTGGACATCCGCGGTGGCGAGGACTCGCCGGTCGACGGTGCCCGCCAGGCCGCCGCCACGGTCTTCGGCCCGGTCGAGGAGGGGGTCTCCACGGCCGTCGACCCGATCGGCAACGCCATCGGCGCGGTCCGGGACTCCGGCGACCGGCATGACCGGATCGCCGAACTCGAGCGTCAGAACGCCGCGTTGAAGGCGAAGCTCGGCAGCGACAACCGCAACCGCAGCCGCGTCAGACAGCTGGACAGCATGCTGAAGAAGGCCGGCGCCGGCCAGTACGGCATCAAGGGCGCCGAGGTCATCGGCATAGGAGCGGCCCAGGGCTTCTCCTGGACCGTGACGATCGACGCCGGCGCGAACGACGGAATCAAGCGCGACATGACCGTCCTGAACGGCGACGGTCTGGTCGGCCGCGTCACCACCGTCGGCCCCGGCACCGCGACCGTCCTGCTCGCCAACGACCCCGATTTCACCGTCGGCACCCGTATGGAGAAGACCGACGAGCTCGGCTTCGCCACCGGACAGGGCGACCGCCCGCTGTCGGTGCAGATGCTCAACGGCAAGGCCAAGGTCAAGAAGGGCGACCGTCTGGTCACCTTCGGCTCGCAGAAGGACAAGCCGTTCGTGCCGGGCGTACCGGTCGGCGAGGTCGTCCGCGTAGACCCGTCCGGCGGCGACCTGACGCGCAACATCTACATCAAGCCGTACGTCGGCTTCACCAAGCTGGACATCGTCGGCGTCGTCGTCGAAGCGCCCCGCGAGGACCCGCGCGACACGGTCCTGCCGTCCAAGCCCGCGAAGCCCAAGCCGACGCCCACGGTGACCGTCACGGCCACCCCGTCGGGGCAGCCCCCGGCCGACGGCGTCGACAACGGCAACGAGCAGTAG